Part of the Candidatus Hydrogenedentota bacterium genome is shown below.
CCGGCCACGTGATGGTTCGTGATGACATGGCCGTCGTCCGTGATGATGGCGCCGCTTCCAAATGCCTCGTATTTCTGTTCGCGCCCTTCGCCGTAGTCTGTCCACACGACGGCAATCCGCACCAGAGCCGGTTTAACCTTGGCGATGGCGACGTCTACCGCCGCACGCGCACTCGAATCCTGGGCGTGAACCGCCGGTACGGCCAATAGGACGGAAAGTGCTACGGCCACGGCAGCGAGAATCGGTATTCCTAGAGACAACCGAGACTTCATTGAGGGTTCCTCTTGAGTGATGGTTTCATGGGAGAGTTCCTACGTTCACCTGAAGGGGCGACCTTGGACGGTCCCAAGATGCGGATATCCCTTTCTTGGGCCTCAGGTTCCTTCACACGCATGTTCCGCAGCTCTCGCATTCCACCGGATTATGGTTGGAGTAGATCACCAAGTCAAGTAATGTCACTTCCTTACCCTTACGATGGTATAATCGCTCGACAACAAGGGAGGCGAAATGGCTAAGATTCTCGTGGCAGACGACGACATGGCATCGTTGGACGTGATGGCGCTGGCGCTCAGTGCGGAGGGACACCAAGTCCTTTGCGCAACGAACGGCCAAGAAGCCTACGAACTCACCCTCTCGGATCAACCTGACCTGGTCCTGTTGGATATCATGATGCCCATCTACAGCGGCTACGAAGTCTGCGAGCTGCTTCGCAATGATACGTCCGTGCCTCCCGAACTTCCGGTGGTCTTCCTTACGTCGATGGACGCCGACAAGCGAATGATGGAGAAAGTGGGCGCGACCGATCACCTGCCCAAACGGCATATGGTCGTGGAACTTCGCGACCTCATCATTAAACACCTCGGCGAGAAGGCCAATC
Proteins encoded:
- a CDS encoding response regulator; translation: MAKILVADDDMASLDVMALALSAEGHQVLCATNGQEAYELTLSDQPDLVLLDIMMPIYSGYEVCELLRNDTSVPPELPVVFLTSMDADKRMMEKVGATDHLPKRHMVVELRDLIIKHLGEKANPQNTEG